The Streptomonospora litoralis genome window below encodes:
- a CDS encoding ATP-binding protein gives MDERQPPPDTEVRGPLARRRFPGLASQIQYARRFVERMLAPSPETTTATLLTSEVATNAVRHSSSGMPGGKFEVTVDLAPGWARVEVRDLGSPEQPRAQHRDPYDTSEHGRGLDLVEALAAKWGSESRPDGLGRLVWFELVWEAQAGEESPAQLAE, from the coding sequence ATGGATGAGCGCCAACCGCCACCTGACACCGAGGTTCGCGGGCCGCTCGCGCGGCGCCGGTTCCCCGGTCTCGCCAGTCAGATCCAATACGCGCGCCGCTTCGTCGAACGCATGCTGGCGCCTTCTCCCGAAACGACCACCGCGACCCTGCTGACCAGCGAGGTCGCGACCAACGCCGTCAGACACAGCTCGTCGGGCATGCCCGGCGGGAAGTTCGAGGTGACGGTCGACCTGGCTCCGGGTTGGGCGCGAGTGGAGGTCCGCGACCTCGGCAGCCCCGAACAGCCCCGCGCCCAGCACCGCGATCCCTACGACACCAGCGAGCACGGGCGGGGGCTGGACCTGGTCGAGGCCCTGGCCGCGAAGTGGGGCAGCGAGTCCCGCCCCGACGGGCTGGGCAGGCTGGTGTGGTTCGAGCTGGTGTGGGAGGCCCAGGCCGGGGAGGAGAGCCCCGCTCAGTTGGCGGAGTGA
- a CDS encoding efflux RND transporter permease subunit: MNRLARISLGNRALILLITLAAVVFGVLATVNTQRALMPTIEVPMVNVSAQYQGASPEVVETEVAEPLEQAVQGVPGVVSYTSTSSTGSVQVTAEFDYGDSSDAVVRDVQQAVDQAEALLPEDVDPNVMAFGTDDIPVVMLAAGAGDGDEQALADPLQEQVVPELESIDGVRAAQVTGIRESSVVITPKDDKLEDEGFSVGDVTSALQASGTLTPGGDITQDGETLTVTTGGKLQSVDAVKDVWVTAGGAGAASGGAAAGGAPGAGAGAGAGAAAGMPGAQQSAPEPVRLSEIANVELRTAEASSITRTNGDPSLGVMITKTPDGNTVEISEAVQAAIDDIEPMLGENAEVTVVFDQAPFINDSIVAMAEEGGLGLAFAIIVILVFLLSIRSTLVTAVSIPVSLLVAMIGIQAFGYSLNLLTLGALTVAVGRVVDDSIVVLENIKRHMAYGEEKFTAVFTGVREVATAITSATLTTMAVFLPIGFVGGQTGELFRPFAVTVSLALGASLLVSLTIIPVLAYWFMRPRVVPPEELERIKAEEHRRELRTPLQRMYLPVIRWSTRHRILTLAASVLILIGTVVAAGGLQTSFLGNQGQNTYAVTQELPRGTSLNAADEEAQKVEDTLEGMSWVESYQTSISGGGGGGMAAMMGGGANSVTYTITADPEGDQEVLQERLREAMADVDTDSELRMSAAGAMGGTSLEVDVRADDRETLNEAATMVEEEMRDIPGAADVENSIAASQPALEVDVDGEKAAEEGLSEGAIGQAVSQAFRGSQVGTATIDGTQHDMVVRDISKPSSVDDLEDLKLTSGTGDEIRLGAVADVEEVMQAPELTRSDGVRSATVSASPTADDLGAVSAELTQALNELDLPEGASASLGGVSSDQTEAFTQLGVAMLSAIAIVYLIMVATFKSLMQPLILLVSIPFAATGSIGLLLITGQPMGLAAMIGMLMLIGIVVTNAIVLIDLINQYRDDGMELREAVVEGSRHRLRPILMTALATIGALTPMSLGITGGGAFISQPLAIVVIGGLITSTLLTLVLVPVLYTMAEGRKERRAERRRIKREAALQKAREKGAGKVQTGSDDEATQQGADVGGGSRG; this comes from the coding sequence GTGAACCGGCTGGCCAGAATCTCCCTGGGCAACAGGGCCCTTATCCTGCTCATCACTCTCGCGGCCGTGGTCTTCGGTGTGCTGGCGACGGTGAACACCCAGCGCGCGCTGATGCCCACCATCGAAGTACCGATGGTCAATGTCAGCGCCCAGTACCAGGGCGCGTCTCCCGAGGTCGTCGAGACCGAGGTCGCCGAGCCGCTGGAGCAGGCGGTGCAGGGCGTCCCCGGCGTCGTCAGCTACACCTCCACCTCCAGCACCGGCTCGGTCCAGGTGACCGCCGAGTTCGACTACGGCGACAGCAGCGACGCGGTCGTGCGCGACGTCCAGCAGGCCGTCGACCAGGCCGAAGCCCTGCTGCCCGAGGACGTCGACCCCAACGTCATGGCCTTCGGCACCGACGACATCCCCGTCGTCATGCTGGCGGCGGGTGCCGGGGACGGGGACGAGCAGGCGCTCGCCGACCCGCTTCAAGAGCAGGTCGTTCCCGAGCTGGAGTCCATCGACGGCGTGCGCGCCGCGCAGGTCACCGGCATCCGGGAGTCCTCGGTCGTCATCACGCCCAAGGACGACAAGCTGGAGGACGAGGGCTTCAGCGTCGGGGACGTGACCAGCGCCCTGCAGGCCAGCGGCACCCTCACCCCCGGCGGCGACATCACCCAGGACGGCGAGACGCTGACCGTCACCACCGGCGGCAAGCTGCAGTCGGTCGACGCCGTGAAGGACGTCTGGGTGACCGCGGGCGGCGCGGGCGCGGCATCGGGCGGCGCGGCCGCCGGCGGCGCCCCGGGAGCCGGTGCCGGCGCCGGTGCGGGCGCCGCCGCGGGCATGCCCGGCGCCCAGCAGAGTGCCCCCGAGCCCGTGCGGCTGAGCGAGATCGCAAACGTCGAACTGCGCACGGCCGAGGCGTCCAGCATCACCCGCACCAACGGCGACCCCAGCCTCGGCGTGATGATCACCAAGACGCCGGACGGCAACACCGTCGAGATCTCCGAGGCCGTACAGGCCGCGATCGACGACATCGAGCCGATGCTCGGCGAGAACGCCGAGGTCACCGTGGTCTTCGACCAGGCGCCCTTCATCAACGACTCCATCGTCGCGATGGCCGAGGAAGGCGGCCTCGGGCTGGCCTTCGCGATCATCGTCATCCTGGTGTTCCTGCTGTCGATCCGCTCCACGCTCGTCACCGCGGTGTCCATCCCGGTCTCGCTGCTGGTGGCGATGATCGGCATCCAGGCGTTCGGCTACTCGCTCAACCTGCTGACCCTGGGCGCGCTCACGGTCGCGGTCGGGCGTGTCGTCGACGACTCCATCGTCGTGCTGGAGAACATCAAGCGGCACATGGCCTACGGCGAGGAGAAGTTCACCGCGGTCTTCACCGGTGTGCGGGAGGTGGCCACGGCCATCACCTCCGCCACCCTGACCACCATGGCGGTGTTCCTGCCGATCGGCTTCGTCGGCGGCCAGACCGGCGAGCTGTTCCGGCCCTTCGCCGTGACCGTCAGCCTCGCGCTGGGCGCCTCGCTGCTGGTGTCGCTGACGATCATCCCGGTGCTGGCGTACTGGTTCATGCGCCCGCGCGTGGTTCCGCCCGAGGAGTTGGAGCGCATCAAGGCCGAGGAGCACCGGCGCGAGCTGCGTACTCCGCTGCAGCGCATGTACCTGCCGGTCATCCGCTGGTCGACGCGCCACCGCATCCTCACGCTGGCGGCCTCGGTGCTCATCCTCATCGGCACCGTCGTCGCCGCGGGCGGCCTGCAGACCAGCTTCCTGGGCAACCAGGGGCAGAACACCTACGCCGTCACCCAGGAGCTGCCCCGGGGCACCTCGCTGAACGCCGCCGACGAAGAGGCGCAGAAGGTCGAGGACACCCTTGAGGGCATGTCGTGGGTGGAGTCCTACCAGACCTCCATCAGCGGCGGCGGAGGCGGCGGAATGGCCGCGATGATGGGCGGCGGCGCCAACAGCGTCACCTACACCATCACCGCCGACCCCGAAGGGGACCAGGAGGTGCTCCAGGAGCGGCTGCGCGAGGCGATGGCCGACGTCGACACCGACTCCGAGCTGCGGATGTCCGCGGCCGGCGCGATGGGCGGCACCTCGCTGGAGGTCGACGTCCGCGCCGACGACCGCGAGACCCTGAACGAGGCCGCGACCATGGTCGAGGAGGAGATGCGGGACATCCCCGGCGCCGCCGACGTGGAGAACAGCATCGCCGCCTCGCAGCCCGCTCTGGAGGTCGACGTCGACGGGGAGAAGGCCGCCGAGGAGGGCCTCAGCGAGGGTGCGATCGGCCAGGCCGTCTCGCAGGCGTTCCGCGGCTCCCAGGTCGGCACCGCCACCATCGACGGCACCCAGCACGACATGGTGGTGCGCGACATCTCCAAGCCGTCCAGCGTCGACGACCTGGAGGACCTGAAGCTGACCTCCGGCACCGGCGACGAGATCCGGCTGGGTGCGGTGGCCGACGTCGAGGAGGTCATGCAGGCGCCGGAGCTGACCCGCTCCGACGGCGTGCGCAGCGCGACCGTGTCGGCCTCGCCGACCGCCGACGACCTGGGCGCGGTCAGCGCCGAGCTGACCCAGGCGCTGAACGAGCTGGACCTGCCCGAGGGCGCATCCGCCTCGCTGGGCGGTGTCAGCTCCGACCAGACCGAGGCGTTCACCCAGCTGGGCGTCGCCATGCTGTCCGCGATCGCCATCGTCTACCTGATCATGGTGGCGACGTTCAAGAGCCTGATGCAGCCGCTGATCCTGCTGGTGTCGATCCCGTTCGCGGCCACCGGCTCGATCGGGCTGCTGCTGATCACCGGTCAGCCCATGGGCCTGGCGGCGATGATCGGCATGCTGATGCTGATCGGCATCGTCGTCACCAACGCCATCGTGCTCATCGACCTGATCAACCAGTACCGCGACGACGGCATGGAGCTGCGCGAGGCGGTCGTCGAGGGATCGCGCCACCGGCTGCGGCCCATCCTGATGACGGCGCTGGCCACCATCGGCGCGCTGACCCCGATGTCGCTGGGCATCACCGGCGGCGGGGCGTTCATCTCGCAGCCGCTGGCCATCGTGGTCATCGGCGGTCTGATCACCTCGACGCTGCTCACGCTGGTGCTGGTGCCGGTGCTCTACACCATGGCCGAGGGCCGCAAGGAGCGCCGTGCCGAGCGGCGCCGCATCAAGCGCGAGGCGGCGCTGCAGAAGGCCCGTGAGAAGGGGGCCGGCAAGGTGCAGACGGGGTCCGACGATGAAGCGACCCAGCAGGGCGCCGACGTCGGCGGCGGCTCGCGCGGCTGA
- the cmtR gene encoding Cd(II)/Pb(II)-sensing metalloregulatory transcriptional regulator CmtR, with the protein MVFMLTSEQRLAAIQRLGRALADPTRCRLLLALLDGPDYPAHLAEHLGLTRQNVSNHLACLRECGLVATTARGRQVSYKLVDDSLTHALDDLLRVVWGVADEHVPPGENTPVPTG; encoded by the coding sequence ATGGTTTTCATGTTGACTTCCGAGCAGCGCCTAGCCGCGATCCAGCGTCTGGGCCGGGCACTCGCCGATCCCACCCGCTGCCGTCTCCTGCTCGCCCTCCTCGACGGCCCCGACTACCCCGCCCACCTCGCCGAGCACTTGGGTCTTACCCGGCAGAACGTGTCCAACCACCTGGCCTGCCTGCGCGAATGCGGCCTGGTGGCCACTACCGCGCGCGGCCGCCAGGTCAGCTACAAGCTCGTCGACGACTCCCTCACCCACGCCTTGGACGACCTGCTGCGCGTCGTCTGGGGCGTCGCCGACGAGCACGTGCCGCCGGGGGAGAACACGCCGGTGCCGACCGGCTGA